Proteins from one Ketobacter alkanivorans genomic window:
- the pilB gene encoding type IV-A pilus assembly ATPase PilB — translation MNLSGLAKKLLNEGVIAEDAIRSASETAHKQKIPLVTYLVQNNLVPARTIALAASDEFGTPLIELDSMSQDAYPKELVNEKLVRKHRALPLFKRGTRLYVAVSDPTNLQALDEIKFNTGLSTEAVVVDEDKLDGAIDRYLEGTDTGFSDLGDTDLDDLDIEAGTDDDKGPDVTAEAADDAPIVRFVNKILLDAIKMGASDIHFEPYEKAYRIRLRADGILREVARPPVNLAPKLAARLKVMSQLDISERRLPQDGRIKLKLSKTRAIDFRVNSLPTLFGEKIVLRILDPDSAKLGIDMLGYEEDQKDLFMKALEQPQGMILVTGPTGSGKTVSLYTGLNILNTPERNISTAEDPAEINLEGINQVNVNTKVGLDFGAALRAFLRQDPDIVMVGEIRDLETAEIAIKAAQTGHLVLSTLHTNSAPETLTRLRNMGVPAFNIATSVSLIIAQRLARRLCKSCKKPIDVPKETLIAEGFKEGEIGSFTIYGPHGCDKCVNGYKGRVGIYEVVKVTDGISRIIMEEGNAIQIADAARAEGFNDLRASGLKKVKDGLTSLAEVNRVTTGH, via the coding sequence ATGAATTTAAGTGGCCTGGCAAAAAAACTGTTAAATGAAGGGGTAATTGCCGAAGACGCTATACGCAGCGCCTCCGAAACAGCCCATAAGCAGAAAATCCCTCTGGTAACCTATCTGGTACAAAACAACTTGGTACCAGCCAGAACCATTGCTCTGGCGGCTTCCGACGAATTTGGAACGCCCCTGATCGAACTGGACTCCATGTCGCAGGATGCCTACCCCAAAGAGCTGGTTAACGAAAAGCTGGTGCGCAAACACCGGGCCCTGCCTCTGTTCAAACGCGGCACCCGGCTCTATGTGGCGGTGTCCGACCCCACCAATCTGCAGGCTCTGGACGAAATCAAATTCAATACCGGCCTGAGCACAGAGGCCGTGGTGGTGGATGAAGACAAGCTCGATGGTGCCATCGACCGCTACCTGGAAGGCACCGATACTGGCTTCAGCGACCTGGGTGACACCGATCTGGATGACCTGGACATTGAGGCCGGCACAGATGACGATAAGGGTCCAGATGTTACTGCAGAAGCAGCGGATGATGCCCCTATTGTTCGCTTTGTTAACAAAATTTTGTTGGACGCCATCAAAATGGGGGCGTCAGACATCCACTTTGAGCCCTATGAGAAGGCCTATCGTATTCGTCTGCGGGCCGACGGCATCCTCCGTGAAGTGGCTCGCCCCCCCGTTAACCTGGCACCCAAGTTGGCGGCCCGCCTGAAAGTCATGTCACAACTGGACATATCCGAACGCCGACTGCCTCAGGATGGCAGGATCAAGCTGAAACTGTCCAAAACCCGTGCTATCGACTTCCGGGTGAACAGCCTGCCCACCCTGTTTGGCGAAAAGATCGTACTGCGAATCCTCGATCCGGACAGCGCGAAACTGGGCATCGACATGCTCGGCTACGAAGAGGACCAAAAAGACCTGTTCATGAAGGCGCTGGAACAACCTCAGGGTATGATTCTGGTGACCGGGCCGACAGGATCAGGTAAAACCGTATCCCTTTATACCGGCCTGAATATCCTAAATACGCCAGAGCGCAACATCTCAACCGCGGAAGATCCGGCAGAAATCAACCTGGAAGGCATCAATCAGGTAAACGTAAACACTAAAGTAGGCCTGGATTTCGGTGCCGCACTAAGAGCATTCCTGCGGCAAGATCCAGACATTGTTATGGTGGGCGAGATCCGCGATCTTGAAACCGCAGAAATTGCCATCAAAGCAGCCCAGACTGGTCACTTGGTTTTATCAACGCTCCATACCAATAGCGCACCGGAAACCTTGACGCGTTTGCGTAACATGGGCGTGCCAGCATTCAACATCGCCACCTCGGTATCGCTGATCATCGCCCAACGACTGGCAAGGCGTTTGTGCAAAAGCTGCAAGAAGCCCATTGATGTGCCGAAAGAAACTCTTATAGCTGAAGGTTTTAAAGAGGGCGAAATAGGCTCATTTACCATATATGGGCCCCATGGTTGTGACAAATGTGTGAACGGGTACAAAGGTCGAGTGGGTATATATGAAGTAGTTAAAGTCACTGATGGCATTTCACGCATTATAATGGAAGAAGGCAACGCGATTCAGATCGCCGATGCGGCAAGAGCAGAAGGGTTTAACGACCTTAGAGCCAGCGGACTCAAAAAAGTAAAAGATGGATTAACCAGTCTGGCAGAAGTTAACCGTGTAACAACCGGGCATTAA
- a CDS encoding pilin, whose product MKKQMQQGFTLIELMIVVAIIGILAAVAIPQYQNYIARSQVTRVMQEAGAIKTAVEACINDGRLVVGTGAGQCDPGATGSNLVTGATQVGATLPAGTGVPQVTAPLTTTTTIVATFGNNAAAVLQTPAANVTWTRAVDGSWTCSSTAPANLLPTGCPAP is encoded by the coding sequence ATGAAGAAGCAAATGCAACAGGGTTTTACTCTTATTGAATTAATGATCGTGGTTGCGATTATCGGTATTCTGGCTGCTGTGGCGATTCCTCAGTATCAGAACTATATCGCCCGTTCACAGGTTACTCGTGTAATGCAGGAAGCCGGTGCAATCAAGACGGCGGTTGAGGCGTGTATTAACGATGGTCGTCTGGTTGTAGGTACTGGTGCTGGTCAATGTGACCCAGGTGCTACGGGCTCTAACTTGGTGACTGGAGCCACTCAAGTAGGTGCGACTTTGCCAGCTGGGACTGGTGTGCCTCAAGTTACAGCTCCGCTTACTACGACAACTACTATTGTTGCGACTTTTGGTAACAATGCTGCTGCTGTTTTGCAGACTCCTGCAGCCAATGTTACATGGACTCGTGCAGTCGACGGTAGCTGGACCTGTTCATCCACAGCTCCTGCCAATCTGTTGCCTACAGGCTGTCCTGCTCCATAA
- a CDS encoding pilin, protein MYQEVSKGFTLIELMIVVAIIGILAAVAIPQYQNYVLRSQVSRVMSESGALKSALEHCLAEGKLALGTGVNQCDPGASGSNLVSGASQVGATLPVGTGVPQITDPLAGVITIVSTFGNNASPALSSGASVLTWTRSLDGTWTCSTDAPTNARPANCQ, encoded by the coding sequence ATGTATCAGGAAGTATCGAAAGGATTTACTCTGATAGAGCTGATGATAGTTGTGGCCATTATTGGTATTTTGGCTGCGGTAGCGATCCCTCAATATCAGAATTATGTACTGCGCTCACAAGTGAGCCGCGTAATGAGTGAGAGTGGTGCATTGAAGTCTGCATTGGAACATTGTTTGGCGGAAGGCAAGCTTGCGCTGGGCACCGGTGTAAACCAATGTGACCCTGGTGCTAGTGGATCTAATTTGGTGTCAGGCGCGTCTCAAGTGGGTGCAACCTTACCAGTGGGTACAGGGGTTCCCCAAATCACAGACCCCTTGGCGGGAGTAATTACTATAGTTTCTACCTTCGGTAATAACGCCAGTCCGGCCTTGTCCTCCGGGGCTTCAGTACTAACCTGGACACGCTCATTAGATGGCACTTGGACCTGTAGCACAGACGCGCCAACGAATGCACGACCAGCTAATTGCCAATAA
- the nadC gene encoding carboxylating nicotinate-nucleotide diphosphorylase has protein sequence MTPDYRQEDLTRTVAFAIEEDVRDGDITADLIPPGNTAKARVITREHATLCGVEWVNEVFRQIDPSVAITWHAQDGDRVKPDQVLFELEGKARSLLTGERCALNFLQTLSGTATVCRKYADMVEGTGVKLLDTRKTLPGLRTAQKYAVTCGGCFNHRVGLYDAFLIKENHIAACGGIAEAVQTARQNAPGKPVEVEVEDFVELQQALAAGADIIMLDDFSVADMRKAVELTAGRAKLEASGGVTDETLRQIAETGVDYISIGGLTKHCRAVDLSMRLS, from the coding sequence ATGACCCCCGATTACCGACAAGAAGACCTGACGCGCACCGTAGCGTTCGCCATTGAAGAAGATGTTCGTGACGGCGACATCACCGCCGACCTGATCCCTCCGGGGAATACGGCCAAAGCTCGCGTGATCACCCGCGAACACGCAACCCTGTGCGGCGTGGAATGGGTCAATGAAGTCTTCCGTCAGATCGACCCGAGTGTTGCTATCACCTGGCATGCCCAAGACGGAGACAGGGTAAAACCCGATCAAGTTTTGTTCGAGTTGGAAGGCAAAGCCCGCAGCCTACTCACTGGGGAACGCTGCGCACTGAACTTTCTGCAAACCCTGTCCGGCACCGCCACTGTCTGCCGCAAGTACGCCGACATGGTAGAAGGCACCGGGGTTAAACTGCTGGATACCCGTAAAACCCTGCCGGGGTTGCGCACCGCCCAGAAATACGCAGTAACCTGTGGCGGTTGTTTTAACCATAGAGTCGGTTTGTATGATGCGTTTTTAATCAAAGAGAACCATATCGCCGCTTGCGGTGGCATTGCCGAAGCGGTTCAGACCGCACGCCAAAACGCCCCCGGAAAGCCGGTGGAAGTTGAAGTGGAGGATTTTGTCGAACTGCAACAGGCCCTGGCGGCGGGTGCAGATATTATCATGCTGGATGATTTCAGTGTGGCGGATATGCGCAAAGCGGTGGAACTGACAGCAGGCCGCGCGAAGCTGGAAGCATCTGGCGGGGTTACCGATGAGACCCTAAGGCAGATTGCTGAAACCGGCGTGGATTATATTTCTATTGGTGGGTTGACCAAGCATTGTCGGGCGGTGGATTTGTCGATGCGCTTATCCTAG
- a CDS encoding alanine/glycine:cation symporter family protein: MQTLTEQLSWLSGNILWGAPMLIALSLTGIILTLGLRLVTLRKIPYAFRLLVKGRHSKESGDIPPFNALMTAMSATVGTGNIAGVATAIALGGPGALFWMWCIALLGMATKYSEAVLAVRFREKDDKGLYVGGPMYYIKNGMGQNWAWLGTLFALFGLLAGFGIGNTVQSNSVAEALLSTYKIDKVITGCILAVIAALVLLGGIKRIGQVAAKLVPTMALLYVGTGLTFILLNIQEVPDAIILIIDSALNGHAAVGGFAGATIMAAIRFGVARGVFSNEAGLGSAPIAHAAAQTNNPVQQGLIAMLGTFIDTIIICSITGLVIVISGAWTQGSSGAELTKMAFDILSNEGYGAHVVAIGLALFAFTTILGWSYYSERCAEYLFGTTAIMPFRIVWIIAIPLGTIMTLDFVWLLADVLNAMMAIPNLIALLALSPLVFKLTKDYFNK, translated from the coding sequence ATGCAAACACTTACCGAACAGCTCTCATGGCTCAGTGGCAATATTCTCTGGGGCGCCCCCATGCTGATTGCCCTGTCGCTGACCGGGATCATTCTGACCTTGGGGCTCAGGCTGGTCACATTGCGCAAAATTCCTTATGCGTTTCGGCTTCTGGTTAAAGGAAGGCACTCCAAAGAATCCGGGGACATCCCGCCATTCAACGCACTTATGACCGCCATGTCTGCCACCGTGGGCACCGGCAACATTGCTGGGGTGGCCACCGCCATTGCACTAGGGGGGCCAGGTGCGCTGTTCTGGATGTGGTGTATTGCTCTGCTGGGAATGGCCACCAAGTACAGCGAGGCGGTACTGGCAGTGCGCTTTCGGGAGAAAGATGACAAAGGGCTCTACGTCGGCGGCCCCATGTATTACATCAAAAACGGCATGGGCCAGAACTGGGCTTGGCTCGGCACCTTGTTTGCCCTGTTTGGACTGCTGGCAGGCTTTGGCATCGGCAACACCGTACAATCCAACTCCGTTGCCGAGGCTCTACTAAGCACCTATAAAATAGACAAAGTGATCACCGGCTGCATTCTGGCTGTGATCGCCGCTCTGGTATTACTGGGAGGCATCAAACGGATTGGCCAGGTGGCGGCAAAGCTGGTGCCGACCATGGCACTGCTATATGTGGGAACCGGGCTCACATTCATACTGCTGAACATCCAGGAAGTGCCCGATGCCATCATCCTGATTATTGACAGCGCCCTGAACGGCCATGCCGCAGTAGGCGGATTTGCCGGTGCCACCATTATGGCAGCCATACGATTTGGCGTGGCGCGAGGGGTGTTCTCTAACGAAGCAGGCCTGGGCAGCGCCCCCATCGCCCATGCTGCCGCCCAAACCAACAACCCGGTGCAGCAAGGGCTGATCGCCATGCTGGGCACCTTCATCGACACCATCATCATCTGCTCCATTACCGGCTTGGTTATCGTTATCAGCGGTGCCTGGACACAAGGCTCAAGTGGTGCCGAACTCACTAAAATGGCCTTCGACATCCTTAGCAATGAGGGCTACGGTGCCCATGTTGTGGCCATCGGGCTTGCACTGTTTGCCTTTACCACCATCTTAGGCTGGAGCTACTACAGCGAACGCTGCGCGGAATACCTGTTCGGCACAACCGCCATCATGCCGTTTCGAATTGTCTGGATTATCGCCATCCCGCTGGGCACAATAATGACCCTGGATTTTGTCTGGCTGCTGGCGGATGTGCTCAATGCCATGATGGCCATACCCAACCTGATCGCCCTGCTGGCCCTGAGCCCGCTGGTATTCAAACTCACCAAAGATTATTTCAACAAGTAG